The DNA segment TCCTGAAAAGCATCCGTGTGGAGTGAGGATGCTGCGGCACCGGTTCACCCCCTTCATCATGGCCCTGCTGGCTGCCGGACTGTCTTTTGTGCTGTTCACCCTGGCGTTTTTGCCTTCTTACGAAGCACTGACCCGCCAGAACCTGATCTGGAGCAACCACCACTACTACCAGCTGAACCAGCGCATCGCCTGCATCCTGATGCAGGTGGCCGACCGCCAGATCTGCAGCGCCACCTATGCAGAAAACCTGGAGCTGCTGAAAGACACCTTCAAGAACCTCACCAATGAGTTTCCACAGGTCAAAGAAGTGGAAACCTACGGGGAGGCCCGGCTGGACCACATCATTGAGAACCTGCAGGAGGCCATCAAAACCAACCCTGCAGACGTGAAACTGCTGGAGCTGGCTTACCGGGAATCCATGCAGCTTTCCATGCAATCCCGCGACCTGATTCAGGAGAACCGCCTGAGCGTGCTGTACACCCTCAGAACCCAGCAGTTCTGGCTGCGCATCCTGATCTCCATCACTTTCGGGCTGCTGGCGGCCATGATGACCCGCATCTGGGTGAATTACAACGGCGAGAAAGCCAAGGTGGAAGCCCAGAAACAGCTGCAGATGGAGCTGAACGCCATCACCTCCCACGAACTGCGCAAACCCCTGCAGCAACTGGTGCTGGCCACCAATTTGCTCAGCCGGGATTCCCTGACCGCAGACCAGCGCC comes from the Deinococcus roseus genome and includes:
- a CDS encoding sensor histidine kinase; this encodes MLRHRFTPFIMALLAAGLSFVLFTLAFLPSYEALTRQNLIWSNHHYYQLNQRIACILMQVADRQICSATYAENLELLKDTFKNLTNEFPQVKEVETYGEARLDHIIENLQEAIKTNPADVKLLELAYRESMQLSMQSRDLIQENRLSVLYTLRTQQFWLRILISITFGLLAAMMTRIWVNYNGEKAKVEAQKQLQMELNAITSHELRKPLQQLVLATNLLSRDSLTADQRRTLLERLVNSTQELTVLTDLSRLEDVYVNLELKWERIDIRELVREFSHEEPRVQCILPLTPILLDVDVVRIKQVIRNLVDNALKYAPSHTNVDIGVYAMGKEVTISVRDYGPGIPEEEQKKVMEPFYRLKRNGGKKGWGLGLAVVKRFVEAHGGHLKIQTPDGGGTQVDVVLPKLQRAGHQTKDLPGHNNHEPLSS